A window of Marinilabiliales bacterium genomic DNA:
GATGATCCGGCAGGGCCGGACAGGGATTGCTCATGCCTCCAGAATGCTCAGGGAAAGCAGAATACCGGTACCCCGAAAGTTGCACAGGAGGGTGGTGTCTTTGTTCTTCCGGAAATTTGTTAAGGTATATGCCGGATTACCAGGGTATCTGACAGATACGCAATGCGGACTGAAACTTTACAGGGGTGATATAGCAAAAGAGCTTTATGATGAATGCCGCACTGACGGTTTCCTGTTTGATGTGGCGATCATATTGCGGGCAATTGCTAAGGGCTATGCCATAAAGGAGTTTCCTGTTGAGTGGAGGCCCGACCCTGACACGCGTCTCCGGATGCCCCCCCTTTTACTTAAGATCATTCCGGACCTGAACAGGATAAAAAGAGAAGTATCGCGATAAGAGTCTTCGTCCTGCCTGTGTGCCGGCCTTATCTTAGTATTCCAGAACCCGGTTATTACTCCTTGCGTACCTGTCATAATAGTCCTTTCTGAGATACAGGGATACCTCAGTGCCGGGCCTCAGTTCAGGATCATGTTCAAGCAGGGGTATATATAATCTGCGTTGTCCGGGTGGTGGTATCTCATATAGTTTTTTGGTAAGTTGCGGCAAGTTTCCGGGAGAGCATATAATGAAAGGGGCGGCTGGCACTTCCATGTTCACCTCACCCCACCACCCGGTATTGGGAAATTCCCTGAGATACCATGGCAGCGGCCAGTAACCGTTATCAGTTACTATGATCTCGATGTAGAGATCTTTCCCTTCCGGGGAAATTGACGCTACTTTCTCAACCTCATTTGTAATGGTTAATAAATCATTGCCGGGATGAGCGTAGGTATAGGGATTGCAAGGACTGGCAAAAGTTTTGAAATTATCCGAATAGCTTTGCCAGCCCAGATGAAGAACAATAATTGTCACTAATGCCATGTACCCGGCTTTAAGAGGTGTATTACCGCTATTTTTAAGTAACTGCACGAAAAAGAAAGCCGACAGTATAACCATTGTTGTGTAGAAATAAAGCATGTTCCAGGGTGTTTTGTAGGGCAGGGCTGAAAAAACAATCCCTGAAAAAAGGGCAGAGATTGCAGTGAACAGTATTATCGGGTTACAACCGGGTTCTCCCGGCCTTGATGGTTTGGCGGATCTTGATGGTTTTGCGGACTTAGTGGACTTGCCTGTAAAAGCCATGATCATCCCTCCAATACCCGATAAAAAAATCCACAGGTCCGCCCTGAAAGGTAAAGGACTGCAAGAGTCGATACTGATCAATGAAATATAATAGTACCACGGGTGAATATGCAGTCCGTCAGCACCGGCGCGGCTCAGGTACTCCCTGTAGGTTATGATTGAATCGGCTATACCGGCTGGATTTTGCAGGAAGGAGGAGTAGAGCAGAACCGAAGGAATAGCTGCGGAGAGTGCAAAAAGTATAATATGTGTAGCAGTAAATTTTGACGGCATATACCTGACAGGCTTCGGTCCGCCATATATCCTTACGGTTATAAGAAAGGCAATAAGCTGGCCGGCAAATATAATGATCCATGTCGATTTTGTAGAAAACATGAGCCCTGCAAAAATACCTGATAACAAAACCCATGCAGGTTTGCCGGATCTTATATACCGGTAAAGGAAAACAATGAAAGCCAGGTTGAAGAAGATAAGCAGCATCTCATGTATGTAGTACCTGCTGAAATATACCATTGCCGGTGAAATGGCAAGCAGAAGTGCTGCCGTTATGATAATGCGCCAACCGGTATATCCGGCCAGCAAAGCCAGCAGCAGTATGATCATTACTCCGGAAAGAGCGGGAACCGACCTGAGAATTGATTCATTAAGTGAAATAAAGCTGTCGAAAGATCCCAGCCTTGCAGCAATCAGGGTCATATAGTTTAAAGTGGGACCGTGATACTCATTCTTGTCGAACAGGTAAACGCCATTATCCAGGAGCTCACCGAATTTAACGGCATGAACCGCCTCATCTGTATGCATTGGGCGGATGGAAAGTCCGCCAAACCTGAATAACAGGGCCGGAACTAAAATAACCAGGAACAGAAAGCCGGGTTTTATTTTAATTGCCATAAACTTCCACCTCAATATAGTGGTTGAAATCATTATCGGTGTTTCCCATGCTGTGCAATCTCACGTACCGGCCCTCAACACCCATGGCGTCAATTAGTTTTCCTTCATTAGTCTCGACATAATGGTAATCTTCACCAACGCCTAACCCCAGCCTGTTATTTATATCATTATTGAAGAGGGTATGAACATCGAAAATGAAATCCGGGTCGTCTGAAACCTGCACGACCACACTGTGATATACACGGGCCGACATATGATAGTGCCATATGATGATGGCATAAATATTAAAAACATCCTCGAGGTCAATTGTTACATGCTGATGGCCTGCATCAAGTTCAACAACTGAATAGCTGGTAGCCTCCTTATCACCGTCGGTTACACGCCAAAGCTCACCGGTCCGAGGCTCACCCGAACTGTACACAGGCTTGTCAAGCGCAACATTTGTAATACCGGCAGGAGCGAGGAAGGGCGGCCTGCCTGCTTCGTGGGGCTCTTCAAGTCTTTCAACATCAAAATTTGACGGTGTGCCGACAAACATGGGGCGGGGAAGTTCAATATCAAGCGGCTCCATCTGTGCCTCAGCGACCAGACCCCCAGTCAAAAGCAGTGTTGTAAAAACAATCGGGTAAGACAGTCTGGTGATAATTATTTTAAAACTCCTGAAATACTCTGACAATCTTCCGGGAATTAATAAGTCAGGCCCTGATATATTTTTTAATCTCTTCATTAGAACTAAAATTATGACCAGTTTCCGGGGATTAATAAGTCAGTCCCTGATATATTTCTTAATCTCTTCATTATCAGTAAAATATAATGCCCTTTCCAGTTCTTTCCTTGTATTAACCGGGTTACCGGCATTCACATCCTGTACGATATCTAAAATGGCGGACTCTGTTTCGGGAAGCAGGTCGGGGTTTGACATCTGGTCAACAAGTATCCTGAGCGATTCAATAACAGGTAACCTCCCAAGGGCAGAAATTATCAGTTTCTTCTCGTTATTATTGATAGCATAATCAAAACCAAACTCAAGGCTTTGTGCTTTTTCAACATGTGACAGATCCGGGTCATTCATGACAACCTGGTTATGGGCTCTTAAAGCCAGTGTTCTAAGCCTCATATCATCCGTATCCTCAACAATCTCCCTTAATTCCTTTTTCGGACCTGCATCCGGCCAGTCGTGAAGGGCTCTTATAACATTATTTTTCAAATGCATATCATCGGTATCCAGATGTTCAAGAAATATTTCAAGATCGTCCGGGTTTTGTATTCTACCCAGGACACTTATCAGTTCCGATCTTACATCCGGACTTAAGTGAATCGGCAGGTACCTTTTTATGCCGCTTGTATTTACCTTTTCCTGGTCACCCTTTATTGCTACCATGTAAAGTATGTTCCCGAGTATTCTTCTCTCCCTGCCGTCAGGGCTTTTAATCAGAAGTTCAACAATCTGATTTACAATTTCAGGTTGGCCTATCATTCCCAGCGACCTGTAGGATTCCATCCTGATTGCCGGGTGAATACTTTTGGCCGATTCAAGCAGAACAGTTGCTCCGCCCGGGATATTCCTGTTGCCTATGGCCCTGATGAATTCGGCAGCGTGCGGGGGGATATCAGTTAAAGCCTTATCAAGTATTATATCATCAACTTCATCGCCACTCATCCTGTACAACCCCTCTCTGGCAAGCTCCTGTTCCCGGCCGGATGTTGTCGATGCTATCCTCACCAGCAGAGGGATATCTTCAGCTGTAGCTATTTTGGATAATGCATGTATTGCAGGTTCTCTGAATGAAGGGTCGTCATGTTCAAGAAAGTATTTCAATTCGTCATGTATACTTCTGTCTCCCCTGTATGCAAGTATCATTATGAGCCGGATCTTTTCGCTTTCGGTAATACCCTCCATCCGCAGAAGCTCAATTCCATTATCATATGAATCAGGAAGTATCCTTACCAGCCCGGTCAATTCACGTTTTAAGTCCGGAGCAGAGGACGCCAGGTATTGCTTTAATATCTCAGCAGGATCGCCGGTTGTAGTTTCCATCATCCCTTTTATCGCGGCAGCCGCAATTGGAACGGGAGGGTCTGTATCAATTACCGAACTGTAAATATCAAAAGCAGATGTCTGCTGGTTATCAGAAAAGAAATGGCCGGCATTTTCAACCAGTATCGAGGCAATATAGTCCTGTTCAGGATGGTTCCCTCTTTTCATTGCTTCTGTTAACAGATCTGCCGATCTTTCAGTCCCGATTGTTCCCAGGGCAGAAATTGCGGCCCTGGACAACTGGCTGTTATCATTGTCAATGTGTCCGGCAATAAACCTTACAGAACTTTCGTCGCGACGG
This region includes:
- a CDS encoding TIGR03663 family protein — protein: MISTTILRWKFMAIKIKPGFLFLVILVPALLFRFGGLSIRPMHTDEAVHAVKFGELLDNGVYLFDKNEYHGPTLNYMTLIAARLGSFDSFISLNESILRSVPALSGVMIILLLALLAGYTGWRIIITAALLLAISPAMVYFSRYYIHEMLLIFFNLAFIVFLYRYIRSGKPAWVLLSGIFAGLMFSTKSTWIIIFAGQLIAFLITVRIYGGPKPVRYMPSKFTATHIILFALSAAIPSVLLYSSFLQNPAGIADSIITYREYLSRAGADGLHIHPWYYYISLISIDSCSPLPFRADLWIFLSGIGGMIMAFTGKSTKSAKPSRSAKPSRPGEPGCNPIILFTAISALFSGIVFSALPYKTPWNMLYFYTTMVILSAFFFVQLLKNSGNTPLKAGYMALVTIIVLHLGWQSYSDNFKTFASPCNPYTYAHPGNDLLTITNEVEKVASISPEGKDLYIEIIVTDNGYWPLPWYLREFPNTGWWGEVNMEVPAAPFIICSPGNLPQLTKKLYEIPPPGQRRLYIPLLEHDPELRPGTEVSLYLRKDYYDRYARSNNRVLEY
- a CDS encoding HEAT repeat domain-containing protein — protein: MANKTKTAMDQKIYNPGLIITGMCLLFLLAAPVIAYSGNGIAERTAEMTGVISGLERSDADYPEYTKLIEEIFSGRRNFREAGPILNEFLMAEENHAGRRYFFSELQKTANRRAIQYLQDHLSHEITGDLALQTLQAIPGSNINRLLRRSFSDAPSSIQAGIITALGNRRDESSVRFIAGHIDNDNSQLSRAAISALGTIGTERSADLLTEAMKRGNHPEQDYIASILVENAGHFFSDNQQTSAFDIYSSVIDTDPPVPIAAAAIKGMMETTTGDPAEILKQYLASSAPDLKRELTGLVRILPDSYDNGIELLRMEGITESEKIRLIMILAYRGDRSIHDELKYFLEHDDPSFREPAIHALSKIATAEDIPLLVRIASTTSGREQELAREGLYRMSGDEVDDIILDKALTDIPPHAAEFIRAIGNRNIPGGATVLLESAKSIHPAIRMESYRSLGMIGQPEIVNQIVELLIKSPDGRERRILGNILYMVAIKGDQEKVNTSGIKRYLPIHLSPDVRSELISVLGRIQNPDDLEIFLEHLDTDDMHLKNNVIRALHDWPDAGPKKELREIVEDTDDMRLRTLALRAHNQVVMNDPDLSHVEKAQSLEFGFDYAINNNEKKLIISALGRLPVIESLRILVDQMSNPDLLPETESAILDIVQDVNAGNPVNTRKELERALYFTDNEEIKKYIRD